Sequence from the Pontibacter pudoricolor genome:
CGCGTATGGAGATAGGGACGGATGTGAATTTTGGCGCGCTTACCCGCCGCATGCTGGAGCGATTAGGCAGAGATGGAGAGGTGAAGCAGTATTTCGGGCATGAGGTACGGAATCTTAAGAAAACCAGTAACGGTTACTGGCGCATTAAAGTAAAAGATCTGGCAACCGGCGATAAGCGGAAAGTATACACAAAGTTTGTGTTTATCGGGGCAGGAGGTGGATCATTGCCTTTGCTTTTAAAATCGGATATACCGGAAGGCGACGGTTATGGCGGTTTCCCGGTGAGCGGGCAATGGCTGCGCTGCATTAACCCCGATATTATTGAGCGCCACAAAGCCAAAGTGTATGGCAAAGCCTCGGTTGGATCGCCACCCATGTCGGTGCCACACCTGGATAGCCGCTTTATAAATGGGAAAAAAGAATTACTGTTCGGGCCTTATGCCGGTTTCACTACAAAATTCCTTAAGAAAGGATCTTTCCTCGACCTGGCCCTCTCCATCAGGCCTGATAATTTACGGCCTATGATATCGGCAGGCTTAAAAAACATACCGCTCACCCAATACCTTATAAACCAGGTAAGGCAGGAACCCGAAGACAGAATGGCCGCCCTGCGCGATTATTACCCGGATGCAAAGGACGAGGACTGGAAACTTGAAGTAGCCGGGCAACGGGTGCAGGTTATCAAAAAAGGGCCAGAAGGTGGCGGAGTACTCGAATTCGGGACTGAAATGGTATGTGCTTCCGATGGCTCGCTTGCTGCATTGCTGGGCGCTTCGCCGGGCGCATCTACAGCAGTATCTATAATGCTGGAGCTTTTAAAGCGTTGTTTCCCGGAGCAGGTACAGTCGCCGGAGTGGCAGGCCAAACTAAAACAGATGATACCGTCCTATAACCAGTCGCTGGCCCAGAACGCAGAACTGCTGTATGAAGTAAGAGCCTGGACAAGTGCAACATTAGGTTTGCCGCGTATTGGTACCAACTATAAACAGGAAGCGGGTAAAGTTTAAACTATAGTTAAAAGGTATCTGTTAGCTTCTTTTTAATTTTTTTAAATTCAGCTTATAGTTACTGCAATACGTTATCTTGTGCTGTAGTTGGCAAATGGCGCTAAACCCTGTAAGCTATAGTTTCCTGCCGGGTTGTGTAGTTTATCCTGTGTTATTGGTTTAATTATAATAGTTGCCGTACATTAGGTTACTGCTTAAGCCAACACCTGGCCTTTTCCATTCTTTTCCAAGTGATCATAAATAACGATTTAATGCCTTCAGAAACAATTCAGAATACCAAAATAACACCTGCATTTTTACAGGGTGGTGGCGAAATGGGTGCTTTGATCCGGGAATATGACTGGGACAATCATCCGTTGGGTAAACCTGAGGACTGGCCTGATAACCTGAAGATCACCGTACGGATGATGTTGAACTCAGCATTCCCGATGTTTGTGTGGTGGTCGGCTGATCTGTATATGTTCCATAACGATGCGTATTTGCCGGCTTTAGGTAATAAACACCCGAAGGCACTCGGCTCCAGAGCCAGCCTTATGTGGGCCGAAATATGGGATACCGTTGGTAAAGTGGCAGAAGATATACTTGAGAATGGCAGCCAGTTTTATGCAGAAGAATTGTACCTGGTACTGGAGCGCAAAGGCTTTCCGGAAGAAACCTACTGGACATTTTCCTACAGCCCGGCTTTTGATGACAATGGTAACGTAAACGGTGTTTTCTGTGCCTGTACCGAAGTTACTAAAACTGTTCTGAGCCAGCGCCGCATTCGTACCTTAAAAGAAATTTCGGATGCTACTGCGCTTGTACAAACCCTGGAACAAGCCTGCCAGACAGCAAGCGATATTCTGAGCCAGAATCACCAGGATATTCCGTTTAACCTGATCTACCTGTTTAATGCACAAAGCACTGAATTCGGGTTGGTTGGCAAAGCAGGAACTGTAACAGACAATGCCGCGCCCGGGCTTATAAAGTTAAATGCGGGTGCAAACGACCTTCCTCTCAACGCTTTACTTAATACGAAGCAGCCGGTCGTTTTAGATTATCAAATGGCTGATACTGCTACTATAGAGATAGCTCCGGGCTTGCGGGTTCCGGCTAAAGCGGTTATGTTACCTATTTTAAGGCCCGGCCAGGACGACATAATTGGGCTGTGCATTTCCGGTATCAGTGATAAACTGGAATACGATGCCGATTACTTAGGTTTC
This genomic interval carries:
- a CDS encoding malate:quinone oxidoreductase; amino-acid sequence: MNSIKTNLANNPDVILIGAGIMSATLGTLLKELEPDLKIEVYERLDVAAAESSDAWNNAGTGHSAFCELNYTPERPDGTIDITKAVKIAESFEVSKQFWSYLIEKNQVKLPDFFINSIPHISFVWGDKNVEFLKKRYDALTGCHLFKGMQYSENARQLKEWMPLVMEDRDPKEVLAATRMEIGTDVNFGALTRRMLERLGRDGEVKQYFGHEVRNLKKTSNGYWRIKVKDLATGDKRKVYTKFVFIGAGGGSLPLLLKSDIPEGDGYGGFPVSGQWLRCINPDIIERHKAKVYGKASVGSPPMSVPHLDSRFINGKKELLFGPYAGFTTKFLKKGSFLDLALSIRPDNLRPMISAGLKNIPLTQYLINQVRQEPEDRMAALRDYYPDAKDEDWKLEVAGQRVQVIKKGPEGGGVLEFGTEMVCASDGSLAALLGASPGASTAVSIMLELLKRCFPEQVQSPEWQAKLKQMIPSYNQSLAQNAELLYEVRAWTSATLGLPRIGTNYKQEAGKV